The following are from one region of the Bradyrhizobium sediminis genome:
- a CDS encoding DUF3419 family protein has product MNTQLIADAVRNSRGLDEATVWDRLFAFWFRRLVYTQIWEDPEADLAALRLPVGSTIVTISSGGCNALSYLTARPAQVYAVDLNEAHLSLLNLKLAGLRGFSSYAEFWQFFGEAASISNTGLYLERLRPLLDAETRAYWDKCNVLGRPRHAYFTDGFYRHGMLGRFIGLAHLLAKLARIDLAALLNGKADAPERIQALDRLHRLFHSPLARLITGTPALLFSLGIPPQQRALLGADAPLNEVLHERLLRLINGHPNATNYFAWQALHRSYPGPGDACLPPYLQRSQFERMRDGAGLIIPVHANLRQFLEALPAREVDAVVLLDSQDWMASEEIRALWNAIDRTGSEDVRVIFRTAGRESPLENEELAPLRQIWRRDEERSATGFTRDRSGIYGGFHCYKRR; this is encoded by the coding sequence ATGAATACGCAGCTTATCGCCGACGCGGTCCGCAACAGCAGGGGTCTCGACGAAGCGACGGTCTGGGACCGGCTATTCGCGTTCTGGTTCCGCCGACTGGTCTACACCCAGATCTGGGAGGACCCCGAAGCCGATCTCGCCGCGCTTCGGTTGCCGGTCGGCTCGACCATCGTCACTATCTCATCCGGCGGATGCAACGCGCTGTCCTATCTCACCGCGCGACCGGCGCAGGTGTACGCGGTCGACCTCAACGAGGCGCACCTCTCGCTGCTCAACCTCAAGCTCGCCGGGCTTCGGGGCTTCTCCAGCTACGCCGAATTCTGGCAGTTCTTCGGCGAGGCCGCCTCGATCTCCAACACCGGCCTCTATCTAGAGCGGCTGCGACCTTTGCTCGACGCCGAGACGCGCGCCTACTGGGACAAGTGCAACGTCCTTGGGCGACCGCGGCATGCCTATTTCACCGACGGATTCTACCGTCACGGTATGCTCGGCCGCTTCATCGGCCTTGCCCACCTGCTGGCGAAATTGGCGCGGATCGACCTGGCGGCTCTGCTGAACGGGAAGGCGGATGCTCCCGAACGCATTCAGGCGCTGGATCGCCTCCATCGCCTGTTTCATTCGCCGCTGGCGCGACTGATCACGGGAACTCCCGCGTTGCTGTTCAGCCTCGGCATTCCGCCCCAGCAGCGGGCGCTGCTCGGAGCTGATGCGCCGCTCAACGAAGTGCTTCACGAGCGGTTGCTGCGCTTGATCAACGGCCACCCCAACGCGACCAATTACTTTGCATGGCAGGCCCTGCATCGCAGCTATCCCGGGCCGGGCGATGCCTGCTTGCCGCCTTACCTGCAACGCAGCCAGTTCGAACGCATGCGCGACGGCGCGGGATTGATCATTCCGGTGCACGCCAATCTCCGGCAATTCCTGGAGGCCCTGCCGGCGCGTGAGGTCGATGCGGTGGTGCTGCTGGACTCGCAGGACTGGATGGCATCCGAGGAGATCCGCGCGCTCTGGAATGCCATCGATCGCACCGGCAGCGAGGACGTTCGGGTCATTTTTCGTACCGCCGGGAGGGAATCTCCGCTGGAGAATGAGGAATTGGCGCCGCTCCGGCAGATCTGGCGTCGCGACGAGGAACGGAGCGCGACCGGTTTCACGCGCGACCGGTCGGGGATTTATGGCGGGTTCCATTGTTACAAGCGGCGCTGA
- the phnN gene encoding phosphonate metabolism protein/1,5-bisphosphokinase (PRPP-forming) PhnN, which yields MEIGPGRLVLVVGPSGAGKDTLIGLARAACADDGGIVFPRRVVTRAASPSEDNEQMDLDAFRQAQALGEFAMHWEAHGHCYGLRRTIADEIRAGRTVVANVSRTVVGAMRHAYVGVTVVSITAPPEMLAERLATRARGSDGRVADRLNRAVDDAAAPDVTIMNIGRAEDHARELLLVIRGV from the coding sequence ATGGAGATCGGCCCCGGCCGGCTCGTGCTGGTGGTCGGCCCGAGCGGCGCCGGCAAGGATACCCTGATCGGGCTGGCCCGGGCCGCCTGCGCCGATGATGGTGGTATCGTCTTTCCGCGCCGCGTGGTGACGCGGGCGGCCTCGCCGTCCGAAGACAATGAGCAAATGGACCTTGATGCCTTTCGACAGGCACAGGCACTAGGCGAATTTGCGATGCATTGGGAGGCGCATGGCCATTGCTACGGACTGCGCCGCACGATCGCCGACGAGATCCGCGCCGGACGCACCGTTGTCGCCAACGTCTCGCGCACGGTCGTTGGGGCGATGCGCCATGCCTACGTTGGTGTCACTGTGGTCTCGATCACGGCGCCTCCCGAAATGCTTGCCGAGCGGCTTGCCACGCGGGCGCGTGGCAGCGACGGACGGGTTGCGGACCGGCTCAATCGCGCTGTAGATGATGCCGCAGCGCCCGATGTGACGATCATGAATATCGGCCGCGCCGAGGATCACGCGCGTGAACTATTGCTGGTCATCAGGGGTGTTTGA
- a CDS encoding alpha-D-ribose 1-methylphosphonate 5-triphosphate diphosphatase has protein sequence MNSTGSETVIGNARIVLADRVIERGWVAFADGRIAEFGEGNAQAGSEDAGGDLIMPGLIELHTDHLEAHYVPRPKVFWDPIAAVVSYDGQLATSGITTVLDSLRVWREDGAEDVDGRAGVLAGAITAARDANLLRADHFLHLRCEIPMPDVVEEAKELIGRPDIRLMSLMDHTPGQRQFRDEGKLRDYYRGKGAGMTDAELDTLFERRFAYQKAYAATNMREIVALAHQYEIPLASHDDTTEENVTDAIRDRVSVAEFPTTMEAARGLHQAGIGILMGAPNVVRGGSHSGNIAAVDLAREGLLDILSSDYIPSSLLMAALQLPQRVPDIDLASAVRTVTKTPAEAVGLADRGEIAAGKRADLIRVHVARDVPVVRSVWREGHRVA, from the coding sequence ATGAATTCGACCGGTTCCGAAACCGTTATTGGCAACGCCAGGATCGTACTGGCGGACCGCGTGATCGAGCGCGGCTGGGTCGCCTTTGCCGACGGCCGTATCGCGGAGTTCGGCGAGGGCAACGCCCAGGCGGGCAGCGAGGACGCCGGCGGCGACCTGATCATGCCCGGCCTGATCGAGCTGCACACCGATCATCTGGAAGCGCATTATGTGCCGCGGCCAAAGGTGTTCTGGGATCCGATCGCAGCCGTCGTCTCCTATGATGGTCAGCTGGCGACATCGGGCATCACCACGGTGCTCGATTCGTTGCGGGTCTGGCGCGAAGACGGCGCCGAGGACGTCGACGGCAGGGCAGGCGTGCTGGCCGGGGCGATCACGGCGGCGCGTGACGCCAATTTGCTGCGCGCGGATCATTTCCTGCATCTGCGCTGCGAGATCCCGATGCCGGATGTGGTCGAGGAAGCCAAGGAACTGATCGGGCGGCCGGACATCCGCTTGATGTCGCTGATGGATCACACGCCCGGACAACGCCAATTTCGCGACGAAGGCAAGCTGCGCGACTATTACCGCGGCAAAGGCGCCGGCATGACCGACGCCGAACTCGACACGCTGTTCGAACGGCGGTTTGCCTATCAGAAGGCCTATGCTGCGACCAACATGCGGGAGATCGTGGCGCTGGCGCATCAGTACGAGATCCCGCTCGCCAGTCACGACGACACCACCGAGGAAAATGTCACCGATGCCATCAGGGATCGCGTTTCGGTGGCGGAATTTCCGACCACCATGGAAGCCGCGCGCGGTCTGCACCAGGCCGGCATCGGCATCCTGATGGGGGCGCCCAACGTGGTGCGCGGCGGCTCGCATTCCGGCAATATCGCCGCGGTCGATCTCGCCCGCGAGGGACTGCTGGACATCCTGTCCTCCGATTACATCCCTTCGAGCCTCTTGATGGCGGCGCTGCAATTGCCGCAGCGCGTGCCCGACATCGATCTGGCCTCCGCGGTCCGCACCGTCACCAAGACGCCAGCCGAAGCGGTCGGTCTTGCCGACCGGGGCGAGATCGCGGCCGGCAAGCGCGCCGATTTGATCCGCGTCCATGTCGCCCGCGATGTCCCGGTGGTGCGCAGCGTCTGGCGCGAAGGACATCGCGTGGCGTGA
- the groL gene encoding chaperonin GroEL (60 kDa chaperone family; promotes refolding of misfolded polypeptides especially under stressful conditions; forms two stacked rings of heptamers to form a barrel-shaped 14mer; ends can be capped by GroES; misfolded proteins enter the barrel where they are refolded when GroES binds), whose protein sequence is MAHKQILFHSAAREKVLRGATLLADAVRVTLGPKSKSVLIQKSWGAPIVCNDGVTIAKEIDLKDPEENLGAQVLRQAAERTGDVVGDGTSTATILAHAILADGVRNVVAGASAIDLKRGLDRAARVAIEALRAMSRPVKTKAEKAQVATLSAHNDPAIGDLVADAIEKVGGDGVISVEESKTTETTLDVVEGMKFDRGFISPYFVTDAERMEAVLEDPYVLLCDHKIGALRDLIPVLEQVAKSGRPLLIVAEDIEGEALATLIVNRLRGVLKGCAVKAPGFGDRRKAMLEDIAILTGAQVISEEIGLKLESATLQQLGRAARVVADKENTTLIGSGGDRARIDGRIAQIRREIEKTTSDYDREKLEERLAKLAGGVAVIRVGAPTEAEMKAKKEALDDAISSTKAAVAEGIVPGGGLALLKCIEAVTREEAACEGDERTGVQILKRALDAPARQIAVNSAVDGGVVVARMLGGQGNFGFDAARKEYVDLVEAGIVDPAKVVRTALENAVSVASVLLLTEATMTEIPEPKRERPAEPELAM, encoded by the coding sequence ATGGCCCACAAGCAAATCCTGTTTCATTCCGCGGCCCGCGAGAAGGTGTTGCGGGGAGCCACGCTCCTCGCCGACGCGGTGCGGGTCACGCTGGGGCCGAAATCGAAATCGGTTCTGATCCAGAAGAGCTGGGGCGCGCCGATCGTGTGCAACGACGGTGTCACCATCGCCAAGGAAATCGACCTCAAGGACCCCGAAGAAAACCTCGGTGCCCAGGTTCTTCGCCAGGCGGCGGAGAGGACCGGAGACGTGGTCGGCGACGGCACCAGCACAGCGACCATCCTCGCACATGCGATCCTTGCCGACGGCGTACGCAATGTCGTGGCAGGCGCCAGCGCCATCGATCTCAAGCGCGGACTGGACCGTGCCGCACGTGTTGCGATCGAGGCGCTGCGCGCCATGTCTCGCCCGGTGAAGACGAAAGCAGAGAAGGCCCAGGTCGCAACCTTGTCGGCCCACAATGATCCGGCGATCGGCGATCTTGTTGCCGACGCCATCGAGAAGGTCGGCGGCGACGGCGTGATTTCGGTCGAGGAATCCAAGACCACGGAGACTACGCTGGACGTGGTCGAAGGCATGAAGTTCGATCGCGGCTTCATATCGCCTTACTTCGTCACCGACGCAGAGCGCATGGAAGCCGTGCTGGAGGATCCGTACGTGCTGCTGTGCGATCACAAGATCGGGGCGCTGCGCGACCTGATCCCGGTACTCGAACAGGTCGCCAAGTCCGGCCGCCCGTTGTTGATCGTGGCCGAGGACATCGAGGGAGAGGCGCTGGCGACGTTGATCGTCAACCGGCTCAGGGGCGTTCTCAAGGGCTGCGCGGTCAAGGCACCCGGCTTCGGAGACCGGCGCAAGGCGATGTTGGAAGACATCGCTATCCTGACCGGCGCGCAGGTGATCTCCGAGGAGATCGGCCTCAAGCTGGAAAGCGCCACTTTGCAGCAACTCGGCCGTGCGGCGCGCGTGGTCGCAGACAAGGAAAACACCACCCTGATCGGCAGTGGCGGCGACCGCGCCCGGATCGACGGCCGGATTGCGCAAATTCGGCGCGAAATCGAAAAGACCACCAGCGACTACGACCGCGAAAAGCTTGAGGAGCGGCTCGCCAAACTGGCCGGCGGTGTCGCGGTGATCCGCGTCGGCGCGCCGACGGAAGCCGAGATGAAGGCCAAGAAGGAGGCGCTCGATGACGCCATCAGTTCCACCAAGGCAGCGGTGGCCGAAGGCATCGTGCCGGGCGGCGGCCTTGCGCTGCTCAAATGCATTGAAGCGGTCACCCGGGAAGAAGCAGCTTGCGAAGGCGACGAAAGGACCGGGGTCCAGATCCTGAAGCGGGCGCTCGATGCCCCTGCCCGCCAGATCGCAGTGAATTCCGCCGTCGATGGCGGCGTCGTGGTAGCGCGGATGCTGGGCGGCCAAGGCAATTTCGGCTTCGATGCCGCGCGCAAGGAATATGTCGACCTGGTCGAGGCCGGCATCGTTGATCCCGCCAAGGTGGTACGTACCGCGCTGGAAAACGCCGTGTCCGTCGCAAGCGTATTGCTGCTCACGGAAGCGACGATGACGGAGATTCCGGAGCCGAAGCGCGAGCGGCCTGCCGAGCCGGAATTGGCGATGTGA
- the phnK gene encoding phosphonate C-P lyase system protein PhnK: MAEAEIAGQDNDRPLLMAEGLGKDYGRLAACRDVSFALYPGEVLAIVGESGSGKSTLLQLLSAQLAPSAGRVSYRMRDGVMRDLAALGEAERRFLFRTDWGFVHQDPALGLRMGVSAGANVGERLMAVGWNHYGRIRDTASSWLERVEIDTARIDDAPRTYSGGMRQRLQIARNLVTEPRLVFMDEPTGGLDVSVQARLLDLMRNLVSELGLAAIVVTHDLAVARLLSHRVMVMKGGRVIETGLTDQVLDDPREPYTQLLVSSILPA, from the coding sequence ATGGCTGAGGCTGAAATCGCCGGGCAGGACAATGACCGGCCGTTGCTGATGGCCGAGGGCCTCGGCAAGGACTATGGCCGGCTGGCCGCCTGCCGTGACGTGTCCTTTGCGCTTTACCCCGGCGAGGTGCTGGCGATCGTCGGCGAATCCGGATCGGGCAAGTCGACGCTGCTGCAACTGCTGTCGGCGCAGCTCGCGCCCAGTGCGGGGCGGGTGTCGTACCGGATGCGCGACGGGGTGATGCGCGATCTGGCGGCGCTGGGCGAAGCCGAGCGCCGGTTCCTGTTTCGCACCGACTGGGGCTTTGTGCACCAGGATCCGGCGCTGGGACTGCGGATGGGGGTATCGGCCGGCGCCAATGTCGGCGAGCGGCTGATGGCGGTAGGCTGGAATCACTACGGCCGCATCCGCGACACCGCGTCATCCTGGCTCGAGCGTGTCGAGATCGACACCGCGCGCATCGACGATGCGCCGCGGACTTATTCCGGCGGCATGCGGCAACGGCTGCAGATTGCGCGCAATCTGGTGACCGAGCCGCGGCTCGTCTTCATGGATGAACCGACTGGCGGCCTCGACGTGTCGGTCCAGGCGCGGCTGCTCGATTTGATGCGCAATCTGGTGAGCGAACTCGGATTGGCGGCAATCGTGGTCACCCATGATCTCGCCGTCGCGCGGCTGCTGTCGCACCGGGTGATGGTGATGAAGGGCGGTCGCGTGATCGAGACCGGCTTGACCGATCAGGTGCTTGACGATCCCCGTGAGCCCTATACCCAGTTGCTCGTTTCCTCGATTCTACCGGCATGA
- a CDS encoding lysylphosphatidylglycerol synthase transmembrane domain-containing protein: protein MSLPEWTRPLKAIVPQGTLGGARLRGLGVVVSVAIAAAAIYALTHALKNVDYVEVFEAVRRTSAGLVGLALLLVAISYLSLTLYDLLALRTIRRDDVTYRVAALASFTSYPIAHGVGAVALIAPVIRYRIYSHHGLGVFDVANISFLTGLTFWLGNLTALALSLLGEPGAISLIDFLPPAVNRLLAAALLVGVFAFLLWTWLAPRRFGTSRWPVRLPSGPMVLLQIGIGIVDLGAAALAMYVLIPAGMDIGIFHVIAVFIAATLLGFASHAPAGIGVFDAAILVGLGSEHREPLIAALLIFRVWYHLLPFLMALVLFGAVEGWRSWRAKRSLTPAS from the coding sequence ATGTCGTTGCCCGAATGGACACGCCCGCTGAAAGCCATTGTGCCGCAAGGGACCCTCGGCGGCGCTCGATTGCGGGGCCTGGGTGTCGTCGTCAGCGTCGCCATCGCGGCGGCGGCGATATACGCGTTGACCCATGCGCTCAAGAACGTCGACTACGTTGAGGTATTCGAGGCCGTTCGGCGCACGAGTGCCGGCCTCGTCGGGCTGGCGCTGCTGCTGGTCGCGATCTCATACCTCAGCCTGACGCTGTACGATCTGCTGGCGCTGCGTACGATCAGGCGCGACGACGTAACCTACCGGGTCGCGGCTCTCGCGAGTTTCACCAGCTATCCGATTGCACACGGCGTCGGCGCAGTCGCGTTGATTGCGCCGGTGATCCGCTATCGCATCTATTCGCATCATGGCCTCGGCGTTTTCGACGTCGCCAATATCAGCTTTCTGACCGGGCTGACATTCTGGCTGGGTAATTTGACGGCGCTCGCGCTGAGCCTGCTCGGCGAGCCCGGCGCCATCAGCCTGATCGACTTTCTGCCGCCGGCGGTCAATCGGCTGCTGGCGGCGGCGCTGCTTGTCGGGGTATTTGCATTCCTGCTTTGGACCTGGCTTGCACCGAGGCGCTTCGGCACCAGCCGGTGGCCGGTCAGGTTGCCTTCGGGGCCCATGGTCCTGCTGCAGATCGGGATCGGGATCGTCGATCTCGGCGCCGCCGCGCTGGCGATGTACGTGCTGATTCCGGCCGGAATGGATATCGGGATCTTCCACGTGATCGCGGTGTTCATCGCGGCGACGTTGCTGGGCTTTGCCAGTCATGCGCCTGCAGGCATCGGTGTATTCGACGCAGCGATACTGGTCGGACTCGGTAGCGAGCACAGGGAACCGCTGATTGCGGCCCTATTGATATTCCGGGTTTGGTATCACCTGCTTCCGTTTCTAATGGCGCTCGTTCTGTTCGGCGCAGTGGAAGGGTGGCGGAGCTGGCGCGCGAAGCGGTCTCTCACACCGGCGAGTTGA
- the phnL gene encoding phosphonate C-P lyase system protein PhnL, producing the protein MTAMIDISNAEKTFTMHLQGGVQLPVVRGVSFRVEPGECVVLSGPSGAGKSSILKMIFGNYRCDGGRIGIRHRGGVVDLARAEPRQVLGVRRDTIGYVSQFLRAVPRVATIDVVAEPLIATGTARAEARERAGQLLRRLNIPERLWALPPSTFSGGEQQRVNIARGFISELPILLLDEPTASLDAANRAVVVDLIDQKKRAHVAMVAIVHDDEIRHLIADRIVDVTSFASAA; encoded by the coding sequence ATGACTGCGATGATCGATATCAGCAATGCCGAAAAGACCTTCACCATGCATTTGCAGGGTGGCGTGCAGCTTCCAGTCGTGCGCGGAGTCTCGTTTCGGGTCGAGCCCGGCGAGTGCGTGGTGCTGTCCGGCCCCTCGGGCGCCGGCAAGTCCTCGATCCTGAAGATGATCTTCGGCAATTACCGCTGCGATGGCGGCCGCATCGGCATCCGCCACCGGGGCGGCGTGGTCGATCTCGCCAGGGCCGAGCCGCGGCAGGTGCTTGGCGTGCGCCGCGACACCATCGGCTATGTCAGCCAATTCCTGCGCGCGGTGCCGCGGGTGGCAACCATCGACGTCGTCGCCGAGCCGCTGATTGCGACGGGAACGGCGCGGGCCGAGGCGCGCGAGCGGGCAGGGCAGTTGCTGCGCCGTCTCAACATTCCGGAACGGCTGTGGGCGCTGCCGCCTTCGACCTTTTCCGGCGGCGAGCAGCAGCGCGTTAATATCGCGCGCGGCTTCATCTCCGAGCTGCCGATCCTGCTGCTGGACGAGCCGACCGCCTCGCTCGATGCGGCTAACCGCGCCGTGGTGGTGGATCTGATCGACCAGAAGAAGCGAGCCCATGTGGCCATGGTCGCCATCGTCCATGACGACGAGATCCGCCATCTGATCGCCGACCGGATCGTCGACGTGACGTCGTTTGCATCAGCGGCATAG
- a CDS encoding class I SAM-dependent methyltransferase, with protein sequence MSAYSRDIGADSSWPVEATVRMNRMYRRQRHIYDGTRRYYLLGRDRLIADLRPNAGANVLEIGCGTGRNLVHAARLYPQARFFGIDVSTEMLTSAISAISRRDLTRQIRVAHGDATAFDPQPLFGVTAFDHVMISYSLSMIPDWRGVLAAAASCLRPGGSLHIVDFGNQERLPAVTRPLLRRWLAMFDVTPRDELQRVLSATADAAGADLRFERPFRGYAQYAVLALPPGPTLP encoded by the coding sequence ATGTCGGCTTATTCCCGGGATATCGGCGCAGATAGCTCATGGCCGGTCGAGGCAACCGTTCGCATGAACCGGATGTACCGCCGGCAGCGCCACATCTACGACGGCACGAGACGATATTACCTGCTCGGCAGGGACCGGCTGATCGCGGACTTACGGCCCAACGCCGGCGCGAACGTGCTGGAGATCGGCTGCGGAACCGGCAGAAACCTCGTGCACGCCGCCCGGCTCTATCCCCAGGCGAGATTTTTCGGCATCGATGTCTCGACGGAGATGTTGACGTCGGCGATATCGGCGATCTCACGGCGCGATTTGACCAGACAAATTCGCGTCGCCCACGGCGACGCAACCGCGTTCGATCCGCAGCCTTTGTTCGGCGTCACGGCATTCGATCACGTGATGATCTCCTACAGCCTGTCGATGATCCCGGACTGGCGCGGCGTTCTGGCGGCGGCCGCGAGCTGCCTCAGGCCGGGGGGATCCCTGCACATTGTCGACTTTGGCAATCAGGAGCGCTTGCCTGCCGTGACCCGTCCTCTGCTCCGACGCTGGCTCGCCATGTTCGACGTCACGCCGCGCGACGAACTCCAACGGGTGCTGTCAGCCACGGCTGATGCCGCCGGCGCCGATCTGAGGTTCGAACGGCCGTTCCGCGGCTATGCGCAATACGCCGTATTGGCGCTCCCCCCGGGGCCGACTCTGCCGTGA
- a CDS encoding pyridoxamine 5'-phosphate oxidase family protein, producing the protein MPMIATIEQLEAIYGQPNEASTVKVANRITPPYRMLIHKSPFAALATCGPEGLDCSPRGDLPGFVRVHDEKTLMMPDRRGNNRVDSLRNIVRDPRVALLFLIPGSGSTLRVNGRAQLSAEAGLLASFGIDGKAPRTVIVMTVDEVYFQCARAIVRSDLWNPDKRIDPKSLPTPGQILAEMSDNRVGGEDYDRAWPERARQSLW; encoded by the coding sequence ATGCCGATGATTGCAACGATCGAACAGCTGGAGGCGATCTACGGGCAGCCGAACGAGGCGTCGACCGTCAAGGTCGCGAACCGGATAACGCCGCCATATCGGATGCTGATCCACAAATCGCCGTTCGCGGCGCTGGCGACGTGCGGGCCGGAGGGACTGGATTGCTCGCCGCGCGGCGATCTGCCCGGCTTTGTCCGGGTCCATGACGAGAAGACGCTGATGATGCCGGATCGCCGCGGCAACAACCGCGTCGATTCGCTGCGCAACATCGTGCGCGACCCCAGGGTGGCGCTGTTGTTTCTGATTCCCGGCTCCGGCAGTACGCTGCGGGTCAACGGCCGCGCGCAGCTGTCGGCGGAAGCTGGCTTGCTGGCGTCGTTCGGGATCGACGGCAAGGCGCCGCGTACGGTCATCGTCATGACGGTGGACGAGGTCTACTTTCAGTGTGCACGCGCCATCGTGCGCTCCGACCTTTGGAATCCGGACAAGCGGATTGATCCCAAAAGCTTGCCGACCCCGGGCCAGATCCTCGCCGAAATGAGCGACAACCGCGTTGGCGGCGAGGACTATGACCGGGCCTGGCCGGAACGCGCGCGGCAGTCGCTGTGGTAG
- a CDS encoding DMT family transporter: protein MSAWLALLAAGLFEIAWAFGLKYSDGLTRFWPTAATLVAIGLSFGLMAVALKSLPFGTAYAVWTGIGATGSILVGMLIYSEPADPVRVLCLTLIVAGMVGLKLNSPV, encoded by the coding sequence GTGAGCGCCTGGCTTGCATTGCTGGCGGCCGGATTGTTCGAGATAGCCTGGGCGTTCGGCCTGAAATATTCCGATGGCTTGACCCGGTTTTGGCCGACGGCCGCAACCCTGGTCGCGATCGGCCTCAGCTTCGGGCTGATGGCCGTCGCGCTCAAGTCGCTGCCGTTCGGCACGGCCTATGCGGTGTGGACGGGCATCGGTGCCACCGGCAGCATCCTCGTCGGAATGCTGATCTACAGCGAGCCGGCCGACCCGGTCCGGGTACTGTGCCTCACGCTGATCGTGGCCGGGATGGTCGGGCTCAAGCTCAACTCGCCGGTGTGA